In Macadamia integrifolia cultivar HAES 741 unplaced genomic scaffold, SCU_Mint_v3 scaffold814, whole genome shotgun sequence, the following are encoded in one genomic region:
- the LOC122070055 gene encoding probable NAD(P)H dehydrogenase (quinone) FQR1-like 1 — translation MAAKIYIVYYSMYGHVEKLAEEIKKGASSVEGVEAKLWQVPETLPEEILGKMSAPPKSDVPIIEASNLAEADGILFGFPTRFGMMSAQFKAFMDATGGLWRTQQLAGKPAGIFYSTGSQGGGQETTPLTAITQLVHHGMIFVPIGYTFGAGMFEMEKVKGGSPYGSGTFAGDGSRQPTELELEQAFHQGKYFAGIAKKFKGSA, via the exons ATGGCGGCCAAAATTTACATCGT GTACTATTCCATGTATGGACATGTGGAGAAGCTAGCTGAAGAGATTAAGAAAGGTGCTTCATCAGTGGAAGGTGTTGAAGCCAAACTATGGCAG GTCCCTGAGACGCTGCCAGAAGAGATCCTTGGGAAGATGAGTGCTCCACCAAAGAGTGATGTCCCCATCATTGAAGCCAGCAACCTTGCTGAGGCTGATGGAATCCTTTTTGGCTTCCCCACTAGGTTTGGGATGATGTCTGCCCAATTCAAAGCATTTATGGATGCAACTGGAGGTTTATGGAGGACACAGCAGCTAGCAGGCAAGCCCGCAGGGATTTTCTACAGCACAGGATCTCAAGGCGGTGGACAAGAGACAACTCC GTTGACAGCCATCACTCAGCTGGTTCATCATGGGATGATCTTTGTGCCCATTGGTTACACATTCGGTGCTGGAATGTTTGAGATGGAGAAGGTGAAAGGTGGTAGCCCATATGGTTCAGGGACTTTTGCCGGTGATGGATCTAGACAGCCAACTGAGCTCGAACTGGAGCAAGCTTTCCACCAAGGGAAGTACTTTGCCGGAATTGCAAAGAAATTCAAGGGATCTGCTTGA